In Vulpes lagopus strain Blue_001 chromosome 1, ASM1834538v1, whole genome shotgun sequence, a genomic segment contains:
- the LOC121486742 gene encoding disks large-associated protein 5-like — protein MIYGFPYIFYGCIDSVSISQPHHDVLYFRNILRLETEKLTSHCLEWDRKLELDIPDDAKDLIRTAVGQTRLLMKERFKQFEGLVDNCEYKRGEKETTCTDLDGFWDMVNFQIEDVNQKFNNLTKLEESGWQNNNNVSKKVPQKKVVSGVASKPKQDDDGRIAARNRLAAIKHAMREKMKQKEPVEAAASVMPKEVDKIVFDAGFFRIESPIKSFSGLSISSECLSQRLRTPKSVSKSVSESRAEMDHLRQTMSPQNPDPQSTKSEHVDKETLLSTIPKTRNSIEDAQCPGLQGLIEVNDNANKINFEMACLPSERMNLPCLAGEVANDINKKKEIPDVIEGLELHSSVTAQDVLMSSPEKNIPSQNNILQEEKTKISQSVFDTRSLTTECHLLDSPDLNSSTTFTWVERKHQDHVRHVSFGGNLIAFSPLRPFSDEGDFDRLELWLARAWGSCEFSFGTS, from the coding sequence ATGATTTAtggttttccatatattttttatggtTGTATTGACTCTGTGTCAATATCTCAGCCCCACCATGATGTGctgtatttcagaaatattcttCGGTTAGAAACTGAGAAATTAACTTCGCACTGCCTTGAGTGGGACAGGAAGCTTGAATTGGACATTCCAGATGATGCTAAAGATCTTATTCGTACAGCTGTTGGGCAAACAAGACTCCTTATGAAAGAAAGGTTCAAGCAGTTTGAAGGGCTGGTGGACAATTGTGAATATAAGCGCGGTGAAAAGGAGACTACCTGTACAGATCTGGATGGATTTTGGGATATGGTTAATTTTCAGATAGAAGATGTAAACCAAAAATTCAACAATTTGACCAAACTCGAGGAATCTGGATGGCAGAACAATAATAATGTAAGCAAAAAAGTCCCTCAGAAGAAAGTTGTCTCAGGGGTAGCAAGTAAACCCAAACAGGATGATGATGGAAGAATTGCAGCTAGAAATCGCCTTGCAGCCATAAAACATGCAATGAGAGAGAAGATGAAGCAGAAAGAACCTGTGGAGGCAGCGGCCTCTGTAATGCCAAAGGAAGTTGATAAAATAGTGTTTGATGCTGGATTTTTCAGAATTGAAAGTCCTATTAAATCCTTCTCAGGACTTTCTATCTCTTCTGAATGTCTTTCTCAAAGACTTAGGACACCGAAGTCTGTCAGCAAATCTGTGTCTGAGAGCAGGGCTGAGATGGACCATCTAAGGCAGACTATGTCACCACAGAATCCTGATCCTCAAAGCACCAAAAGTGAGCATGTTGATAAGGAGACTTTGCTTTCAACTATTCCTAAAACCAGGAACAGCATAGAAGATGCTCAGTGTCCTGGGTTACAGGGTTTAATTGAAGTAAATGATAATGCAAACAAGATAAACTTTGAGATGGCTTGTTTACCcagtgaaagaatgaatttgCCCTGTCTTGCTGGTGAAGTGGCTaatgatattaataaaaagaaagaaattccagatGTTATAGAAGGACTGGAACTACATTCTTCAGTTACAGCACAGGATGTTTTGATGAGCAGCCCTGAAAAAAATATACCATCACAAAATAACATCTTAcaggaagagaaaaccaaaatttcTCAGTCAGTATTTGATACTAGAAGCCTCACGACTGAATGCCATCTTCTTGATTCGCCAGACCTAAACAGCAGTACTACATTCACTTGGGTGGAGAGGAAACATCAAGATCATGTCAGACACGTTTCCTTTGGTGGTAACTTGATTGCCTTTTCACCTCTAAGGCCCTTCAGTGATGAAGGTGACTTTGACAGGCTGGAGTTGTGGCTGGCACGGGCTTGGGGTTCATGTGAATTCAGTTTTGGGACCTCCTGA